The sequence below is a genomic window from uncultured Stenotrophomonas sp..
GGATGGGCGAGCTGTTCTCCGACTGGAGCGACAACTTCTCCACCGAATTCAAGGTGTCGCACAAGGATTACAACGCCTCGCGCGTGCCGACTGTGGATCTGCCGCAGATCCGCATCAATGGTTTCGGTTCCAATAACTCGGCTTTGCTGCTGGGTACCGAGCAGAATACTCACGTCAACATCGTTGAATCCAAGGAGCTGAGCGCCTTTGGTGCCGCGAACTGGTACGTGGGCGACCACACCGTCAAATTCGGCTTCGACTACTCGAAGAACGATCTGATGAATTTCTATGGTCGTAACCTCAACGGTGTCTACACGTTCTCCAACCTGGATGCCTTCCTGGCCGGTACGCCTTCGCAGTACCAACTGCGCGCGCCGCGCGAGGGTGGCAGTCGTGCCGACATCCCGGCAGAGTTCACGCTGAAGAACACTGGCGTGTTCGTGCAAGACACTTGGGCAATCAACTACAACCTGAGCCTGATGTTCGGCGTGCGTGTCGACATGCCGGATTTCAGCGACCAGCGCTTGTACAACCCGCGCATTCAGGAGCTGTACGGTTACAACAACACCAACTTGGTTGACGACAATCTGGTGCAGCCGCGTATGGGCTTCAACTACACTTTTGACAGTGACCGTCCGACCCAGTTGCGCGGTGGCGTGGGTCTCTTCGGCGGTGCTGCCCCCAACGTATGGCTGGCGGGTGCCTACCAGAACACCGGCCTGAACTATGTCGAATATGATCTCAAGGGTGCTGATGCGCCTGCGTTCGATCCGACCGTGCCGCCGTCGACAGCCGGCCTGACCCCGCTTGCGGCTCGCCAGAATGTAGACATCATCGAGCCGGGCACCCGCTTGCCGTCGGTGTGGAAGGCCAACCTGGCGTTCGACCACGAACTGCCGTGGTACGGCATTACCGCTTCGGCCGAACTGCTGTTTACCAAGGTCAAGGATGCGCTGTACTTTGAGCGTCTGGACGTGATGACCCCGACCTTTGCCGGTACCCAGGATAGCCGCGAGAGCTATTGGAATGACGCTGGCCGTGATCCGAGCAACGCCGGCAGGTACGGTATGGAAGTCGGCAAGATCGGGGGCAGCAACTGCAGTCCCGCCGTGGTCAGTGCTGGCATGTGCCCTGATGTGAAGGCCAATCGTCCGAGTGATATTGGCGACGTGTTGTTGCTGCGCAATACCGACAAGGGCCGCAGCACACAGGCCACCTTCGCGCTGAGCAAGCCGATGGGCGAGCATTGGGGCTGGTCGCTGGGTTACACCTACACTCAGGCCGAGGAAGTCAGCCCGCTGACCAGCTCGCAGAACACCTCGAACTGGAACAATACGCTGATCTACAACGCCAATGAGAACGTGGCCTATGACTCGCGCTATGCAATCAAGGACCGCGTGACCGGCACACTGGAGTGGAAGCACGCCTTCTTCGGTGACTACACCACCCGCGTTGGCCTGTTCTATGAAGGTCGTACCGGCCGTCCGTACAGCTACATCTTCTACAACGACGTAAACGGCGACGGTGCCACCACCAACGACCTGTTCTACGTGCCGGCCGGTTATGGCGACGTGCTGTGGACCGGTGGTGCTGATATGGAGAAGAAGTTCTTCGACTGGTTGGAGAAGACCCCGGAACTGGCCGGCTACATGGGTCAGGTGGTACCGGCCAACTCGCACCGCGCCAAGTGGGTCAACAGCTTCGACGTGCGTTTGAGCCAGGAACTGCCGGGCTTCTTCAAGGGCCACAAGACCGAAATCGCGCTGGACATCATGAATGTTGGCAACCTGCTCAACAAGAAGTGGGGTCTGATCGACGACTACGGCTTCTATTCGACCCGCCGCATCGCCAATTACGCGGGCATCGACCCGGCAACCGGCAAGTACATCTACAACTTCACCGGTTCCACCGACAATGCGTCGATCCAGGAAAACAACAACGACAAGGGCAATACCGCCGTGTCGCGTTGGTCGATGATGCTGAGCCTGAAGTACAAGTTCTGATGCCCTGACGGATCAGTGCTGTACCTGAAAACGGCCGGGGCAACCCGGCCGTTTTCCTTTTCATGGGGGCAGCGCTACATTCGACCAGTTGTGAACCGGAAACGATCATGGAAATGAAGAGCAAAGAAGAAACGGCAGCGAGGGCGCTGCCGGTACAGGATGCGCGGATCTACCCGCGTGGCGGGCTGGACGTGCTGTCGCGGGCGGAAGTCGCGCGGCTGCGCGATGCTTCCAGCGGCGGCATGCATGAGCTGCTGCGGCGTTGCGCGCTGGCGGTGCTGACCAGCGGCAGTGCATCGGACGATCCGCGCGCCGCGCGCGACCTGTACCCGGATTTCGACATCCAGGTCGCCCAGCAGGACCGTGGTGTCCGTATCGACCTGAGCAATGCGCCGGCGGTCGCCTTCGTCGATGGCGAGATCATCCGCGGCATCTCGGAACTGCTGTTCTCGGTGGTGCGCGACCTGGCCTACATGGCCATCGAGCTGGGCCCCGAATACGCCTCGGACCTAGAGACTTCCGAAGGCATCACCAACGCGGTGTTCGGCGTGTTGCGCAACGCGCGCATTCTGCAGCCGAGTGAGCCGAACCTGGTGGTGTGCTGGGGCGGGCACTCCATTTCGCGCGATGAATACCTCTACACCAAGCAGGTCGGCTACGAGCTGGGCCTGCGCGGCCTGGACATCTGCACCGGATGCGGCCCGGGCGCGATGAAGGGGCCAATGAAGGGCGCCACCATCGCCCATGCCAAGCAGCGCAAGGCCAATACGCGCTACATCGGCATCACCGAGCCGGGCATCATCGCCGCCGAATCGCCGAATCCGATCGTCAACCACCTGGTCATCATGCCGGACATCGAGAAGCGCCTCGAGGCGTTCGTCCGCATGGGCCACGGCATCATCGTGTTCCCCGGCGGCGTCGGCACGGCCGAGGAGATCCTGTACCTGCTGGGCATCCTGCTGCGCGAGGAGAACAAGGCGCTGCCGTTCCCGCTGATCCTCAGCGGCCCAGCCATCGCCGCGCCGTACTTCGA
It includes:
- the oar gene encoding Oar protein, with product MNHPRIRMSKLALGLVAALAAAPAFAQSTSAGVGGLVTNNGGSPVAGAEVTITHTESGTVSRATTDASGRYNARGLRVGGPYSITITKPGEGTKTEDGVYLNLNQVNTVNAALAGDVTTLGSVKVVAAMIGSDLFSANKMGTGSNVTREQMDALPSANRNIQDYIRLDPRISQISKADGAISAGGQNTRYNAIRIDGIGAGDPFGLESNNLPTERQPVSMDAIQEINIDLANYDTTIYGGTGAVINAVTKSGTNEFHGTVYGAYRDKDMVRTRLEGDSNDFNGFEDEKTYGLTFGGPIVKDKLFFFANYEKYERSAPGVALGSSPYGKGDITDAQIKQVQDFMSAKGYDVGSLSAPANKTEIEEYAVKLDWNINENHRAALRYNKMEQNVMRFPGVASGTVSLSSYWYAQPKTYETWMGELFSDWSDNFSTEFKVSHKDYNASRVPTVDLPQIRINGFGSNNSALLLGTEQNTHVNIVESKELSAFGAANWYVGDHTVKFGFDYSKNDLMNFYGRNLNGVYTFSNLDAFLAGTPSQYQLRAPREGGSRADIPAEFTLKNTGVFVQDTWAINYNLSLMFGVRVDMPDFSDQRLYNPRIQELYGYNNTNLVDDNLVQPRMGFNYTFDSDRPTQLRGGVGLFGGAAPNVWLAGAYQNTGLNYVEYDLKGADAPAFDPTVPPSTAGLTPLAARQNVDIIEPGTRLPSVWKANLAFDHELPWYGITASAELLFTKVKDALYFERLDVMTPTFAGTQDSRESYWNDAGRDPSNAGRYGMEVGKIGGSNCSPAVVSAGMCPDVKANRPSDIGDVLLLRNTDKGRSTQATFALSKPMGEHWGWSLGYTYTQAEEVSPLTSSQNTSNWNNTLIYNANENVAYDSRYAIKDRVTGTLEWKHAFFGDYTTRVGLFYEGRTGRPYSYIFYNDVNGDGATTNDLFYVPAGYGDVLWTGGADMEKKFFDWLEKTPELAGYMGQVVPANSHRAKWVNSFDVRLSQELPGFFKGHKTEIALDIMNVGNLLNKKWGLIDDYGFYSTRRIANYAGIDPATGKYIYNFTGSTDNASIQENNNDKGNTAVSRWSMMLSLKYKF
- the ygdH gene encoding conserved hypothetical protein (Evidence 4 : Homologs of previously reported genes of unknown function) — translated: MEMKSKEETAARALPVQDARIYPRGGLDVLSRAEVARLRDASSGGMHELLRRCALAVLTSGSASDDPRAARDLYPDFDIQVAQQDRGVRIDLSNAPAVAFVDGEIIRGISELLFSVVRDLAYMAIELGPEYASDLETSEGITNAVFGVLRNARILQPSEPNLVVCWGGHSISRDEYLYTKQVGYELGLRGLDICTGCGPGAMKGPMKGATIAHAKQRKANTRYIGITEPGIIAAESPNPIVNHLVIMPDIEKRLEAFVRMGHGIIVFPGGVGTAEEILYLLGILLREENKALPFPLILSGPAIAAPYFEQIDRFIRLTLGEQAASRYEIIIGDPVTVARRMTQGIKRVREYRLAHKDSFFFNWSVEIPADYQQPFVPSHEAMAALDLHHGRPAPELAADLRRAFSGIVAGNVKEDGMRRIEQFGPFRIHGDPDMMQALDALLRAFVEQRRMKISGEYRPCYQVVT